The Williamwhitmania sp. DNA window GCAGTGCAGCTTCAGTCCAAGCGCAGATAGCACCTGGGCAAATTGGTCAATAAAATAGCTTTGCCGCTAAACGTCTTACATCGAAGTAAAGAATAGAAACGATTAGCATGTCCGTGCAAGCAGGGGATATATACCCATGTTTATAGAAAGAGCTTGCAAAGAATAAAAGGCCCTTTTGATGACATGCAGCAACAAAAAATTACTATTTTTAGGAAAAATAAAATGCACCATGCTGAAAAAAAGGTATACAATATTTCCAATACGGGGTGGATATGTGCACCTTTTCCCAGAAATGGTGCACATATAAACGAGTTATGGCACATTTGAAATAGCAGTAGCAAAAGCAAAATATTATGAATGATATTTACCATTATCCACCAGATTTGTTTGATTTAATTGTCCAGACAATTCCTTTATTGAATCGTTCGAAAAAATCGGTATTGACATTTTTTAATGGGGCTGGTGTTGATTCTCGAATTTATAAAGATGTTTCAATTAAAGTAAATTCTGCTCCTGACTCTATTTCCAAATACGATATATGTAGGACAATTTTGGAAAGGATTAATCAAGACACTGACAAATACTTACGTGAAAGAAGAGAAATTTTAAAACGAATAACAGAATTTGAAGCGTTCTCAACCTGTTGGGAAAGTGACCAATTCAAAGCCAAAGGAATGGTTGCTGAAATTCAAAAAGTAATTAATGTTAAAGACTCTTTTACTAGAATGAAACAAGAAAGAGACAAAGAACAAAATTTAAGAAAACAGGAATATCAAAACAAAATTGCAGAGGTTCAAAAACAAAGAGAACTCCTGGAAAAAATAAAAAAGGATTTGTTTTCACTTTTTTCCGAGACCAACTTTCAAAAACGTGGAAAAAAATTAGAACCTGTTCTTAATAGCTATTTTAAGGCTCATCAAATTCTTGTAAAAGAAGATTTTAAGCGTGTTGGAGAATTTGGAGCAGGAATAGTAGAGCAAATTGATGGAATTATCGAAATTGACAACCAAGTTTTCTTGGTTGAAATGAAATGGAAGAAAGATTCTATTGGAATCGACGATATTTATTCGCATCTCGGAAGAATATATCATCGAGCAAATGCACAAGGAATTTTTATTTCAGCATCTGGATTTTCACCTGCAAGTATATTAGCAGCAAAAGAAGCTTTGGTTAAAAATGCTCTCTTAATAATGTTTGACCTAGAAGAACTGGTTAGAGTAATAGAGGATGAGACTGATTTCAAGAATTATTTGAGGGACAAAATTAAACTCGCGATAATAGATAAAGAACCTTATAAAAGAATTTTAAAATAAAAACGTGCCATAACAAAGTACATATTTCAGAGCGGGGTTGGTGCGGTTAGCAACTGCGGATTCTCGCATCGCAGTTCATGTCCTACCGGACAGGAACGCTCTCCGAAATCCGCTCCGCAACATGTACCAACCGTTATGGTGCATTTTAATTGAACGACACGAATGACAAGACTTTTAACAATTTTGGTTCTCATTCTGACAATTAGTTTTCTTAGTTGTGGACAGATAATAAAAGAAAACCAAGAAAAGACATCAAATTCGAAATTGTTTCA harbors:
- a CDS encoding restriction endonuclease, translated to MNDIYHYPPDLFDLIVQTIPLLNRSKKSVLTFFNGAGVDSRIYKDVSIKVNSAPDSISKYDICRTILERINQDTDKYLRERREILKRITEFEAFSTCWESDQFKAKGMVAEIQKVINVKDSFTRMKQERDKEQNLRKQEYQNKIAEVQKQRELLEKIKKDLFSLFSETNFQKRGKKLEPVLNSYFKAHQILVKEDFKRVGEFGAGIVEQIDGIIEIDNQVFLVEMKWKKDSIGIDDIYSHLGRIYHRANAQGIFISASGFSPASILAAKEALVKNALLIMFDLEELVRVIEDETDFKNYLRDKIKLAIIDKEPYKRILK